From the genome of Hathewaya histolytica, one region includes:
- a CDS encoding peptide ABC transporter substrate-binding protein gives MKSKKLTASLLALMVVTSSALMGCGGQAKKDEDKKETAEVAKVDNDSPKDAEQHYNAHAGEPNTLDPVKSGSNTAWSPQGMIYEGLTRYQPQPDGSGKIEPGVAESWEMSKDGLKYTFKLRKNAKWSDGKPVTAKDFVYSWRRVVDPKVGSGSSTMFNGIIKNAKDIVDGKKKPEELGIKAVDDNTFEVELENPCGYFMELTYFAVLKPVRQDYVEKFGSKYGTEANTVIGNAGYVLKEWVHKNRLVFEKNENYWDKDTRFLTKVTWKIISDTNAKMQSYQNGEIDAVFVRDGEWIEKFKQDDNATYSDRVGNNVEYFLLNCKNKYLKNDKVRKALNISFDREDFCKNIINGLGAPTYGLVPDGISLDGKPYKSLVKNDHVKQLQEENKDAKKLLTEGLKELGLPEDPSKVNLTLFSRGTDEKDKQEAEFFQQQWRDKLGVNIKIEQMDYNIMYDRIDKGDFEIAIAGWFADWNDPSSYLDNFNSVDGYYKTIGWTNKEYDETAKKAKETMDLNERVKLYEKAEKILMHDESAIIPIYVAKNSTFRRKYIKNFFSADFGFGDYKNVYISGKKK, from the coding sequence ATGAAAAGTAAAAAGCTTACGGCTTCTTTATTGGCGTTAATGGTGGTTACATCTTCTGCATTAATGGGATGTGGGGGACAAGCAAAGAAAGATGAGGATAAGAAAGAAACAGCAGAGGTAGCAAAGGTGGATAATGATTCACCGAAGGATGCTGAACAGCATTATAATGCACACGCTGGTGAACCAAATACTTTAGACCCAGTAAAATCAGGTTCTAATACAGCATGGTCACCTCAAGGTATGATATATGAAGGATTAACAAGATATCAGCCTCAACCAGATGGTTCAGGTAAAATAGAACCAGGAGTTGCTGAAAGTTGGGAAATGAGTAAGGATGGTTTAAAATATACATTCAAACTTAGAAAAAATGCTAAATGGTCCGATGGTAAACCTGTTACAGCAAAGGATTTCGTTTATTCATGGAGAAGAGTTGTTGACCCAAAAGTTGGATCAGGAAGTTCTACTATGTTTAATGGCATCATAAAAAATGCTAAAGATATAGTGGATGGTAAGAAAAAACCAGAAGAATTAGGCATAAAAGCAGTTGACGATAATACCTTTGAAGTAGAATTAGAAAATCCATGTGGATACTTCATGGAACTTACTTATTTTGCTGTTTTAAAACCAGTAAGACAGGATTATGTTGAAAAATTTGGTAGCAAGTACGGAACAGAAGCTAATACTGTAATAGGAAATGCTGGTTATGTATTAAAAGAATGGGTCCATAAAAATAGATTAGTTTTTGAAAAGAACGAAAATTATTGGGACAAGGATACCAGATTCTTAACTAAGGTAACTTGGAAGATAATAAGTGATACAAATGCTAAGATGCAATCTTATCAAAATGGAGAAATAGATGCAGTATTTGTAAGAGATGGAGAATGGATTGAAAAATTCAAACAAGATGATAATGCAACATACTCTGATAGAGTTGGTAATAACGTAGAGTATTTCTTACTTAATTGCAAAAATAAATATTTAAAGAATGATAAGGTAAGAAAAGCTTTAAATATATCCTTTGATAGAGAGGATTTCTGTAAGAATATTATAAATGGACTAGGAGCTCCAACATACGGATTGGTTCCAGATGGTATATCATTAGATGGAAAACCTTATAAATCATTAGTTAAAAATGATCATGTAAAACAATTACAAGAAGAGAATAAAGATGCTAAGAAATTATTAACTGAAGGATTAAAAGAATTAGGATTACCAGAAGATCCATCAAAAGTTAATTTAACATTATTCTCAAGAGGTACAGATGAAAAGGATAAACAAGAAGCTGAATTCTTCCAACAACAATGGAGAGATAAACTAGGAGTTAATATAAAGATAGAACAAATGGATTACAATATAATGTATGATAGAATAGACAAAGGAGACTTTGAAATTGCTATAGCAGGATGGTTTGCAGACTGGAATGATCCAAGTTCTTATTTAGATAACTTTAACTCAGTTGATGGATACTACAAAACAATAGGTTGGACAAATAAAGAATATGATGAAACAGCTAAAAAAGCTAAAGAAACTATGGATTTAAATGAAAGAGTAAAACTTTATGAAAAAGCAGAGAAGATTCTAATGCATGATGAATCTGCTATAATACCTATATATGTTGCTAAAAACTCAACATTCAGAAGAAAGTATATTAAGAATTTCTTCTCAGCTGATTTTGGTTTTGGAGATTATAAAAATGTGTATATTTCTGGAAAGAAAAAATAA
- the ytxC gene encoding putative sporulation protein YtxC, translating to MLILTVVYDEKHMDFIEEISLIKNYFKVKDIHLGISEEMSKNDHFVKIYCDDENNSSSVRNNLCMYISMSLYTIIVSEFCISELENYIRDRYFFLKNSETNFLINKTEKILSSQKLLLQENDIQYINKKNDIIRKILECIKENEILNIDGFLRFRKKEIKEDLTFLADSIIQKYISEKEYKEFIRLLKYFVDIQESKIDEVNIIVKEGGKYSLKNKRGEDILDEILKGLEDTKFNESISVEDIIISGLITNVPKRIVIHSGEDCICTEFINTIKDVFLERVAFCRGCSFCNKNKYGMKL from the coding sequence GTGCTAATATTGACAGTAGTATATGATGAAAAGCATATGGATTTTATAGAAGAAATAAGTCTTATAAAAAATTATTTTAAAGTAAAAGATATTCATTTAGGTATAAGTGAAGAGATGTCTAAAAATGATCATTTTGTCAAGATATATTGCGATGATGAAAACAATAGTTCAAGTGTGAGAAATAATTTATGTATGTATATAAGTATGTCATTGTACACTATAATAGTATCAGAATTTTGTATAAGTGAATTAGAGAATTATATTAGGGATAGATATTTTTTCTTAAAAAATTCCGAAACTAATTTTCTTATAAATAAAACAGAAAAAATATTAAGTTCCCAAAAATTACTTTTACAGGAGAATGATATACAGTATATAAATAAAAAAAATGATATAATAAGAAAGATTTTAGAATGTATAAAAGAGAATGAAATTTTAAATATAGATGGTTTTTTGAGGTTTAGAAAAAAAGAAATTAAAGAAGATTTGACTTTCTTAGCAGATTCTATAATTCAAAAATATATAAGTGAAAAAGAGTATAAGGAATTTATAAGGTTATTAAAGTATTTTGTCGATATACAAGAAAGTAAAATAGATGAAGTTAATATAATAGTTAAAGAAGGTGGAAAATACTCCTTAAAGAATAAAAGAGGAGAAGATATTTTAGATGAAATTTTAAAAGGACTTGAGGATACTAAATTTAACGAAAGTATTAGTGTGGAAGATATAATCATAAGTGGACTTATTACAAATGTACCCAAAAGGATAGTTATTCATTCCGGAGAAGATTGTATATGTACGGAGTTTATTAATACTATTAAAGATGTTTTTTTAGAGAGGGTTGCATTTTGTAGAGGATGTTCTTTTTGTAATAAAAATAAGTATGGCATGAAGTTATAA
- a CDS encoding class I SAM-dependent DNA methyltransferase — protein sequence MDSYRELSDIYDELINNDIDYEGWATFIMEKCKKYNVNRGSYLDLACGTGNLTIHLSNNFKNCWAVDLSPYMLTKAEEKLRRQKVKFICQNICKLNINRKFNLATCALDGTNYILNEEEVLNFFKGVYNHLEEEALFIFDINSYYKLTEVMGNNIFNYDSGDVTYIWENYLEDDILEMYLTFFIKEGELYKRFDECHKEKAYDEKKIEDLLKQAGFSLREKLDGYTNATIKDHSERILFVAQK from the coding sequence ATGGATAGTTATAGGGAGTTATCAGATATATATGATGAACTTATAAATAATGATATAGATTATGAAGGTTGGGCTACTTTCATAATGGAAAAATGCAAAAAATATAATGTAAATAGAGGTTCTTATTTAGACTTAGCTTGTGGAACAGGAAATTTAACTATTCATCTAAGTAATAATTTTAAGAATTGTTGGGCTGTAGACCTTTCACCATATATGTTAACTAAGGCAGAAGAAAAGTTACGACGACAGAAAGTGAAATTTATATGTCAAAATATATGTAAATTAAATATTAATCGTAAATTTAATCTAGCTACATGTGCTTTAGATGGGACAAATTATATTTTAAATGAGGAAGAGGTTTTAAACTTTTTTAAAGGTGTTTATAATCATTTAGAAGAGGAGGCTCTTTTTATATTTGATATAAATTCTTATTATAAACTAACAGAGGTTATGGGAAATAATATTTTTAATTATGATTCTGGGGATGTAACTTACATATGGGAAAATTATTTAGAAGATGATATATTAGAAATGTACTTAACCTTTTTCATAAAAGAAGGAGAGTTATATAAGAGATTTGATGAGTGTCATAAAGAAAAAGCTTATGATGAAAAAAAAATAGAAGACCTTTTAAAACAAGCAGGTTTTAGTTTGAGAGAAAAACTAGATGGATATACTAATGCTACAATAAAAGATCATAGTGAAAGAATTTTATTTGTTGCACAAAAATAA
- the hslO gene encoding Hsp33 family molecular chaperone HslO, whose protein sequence is MSDKLVRGTAHNGDIRILGAITTDMVNEAVKIHGTSPTGSAALGRMLTAGVLMGAMQKSDKDKITLKIDGGGGAKGVLVTAYANGGVKGYIGNPLIDLPQNSKGKLDVGGAIGLDGELIVIRDMGLKEPYVGRVPIYTGEIGEDLAYYFTVSEQTPSAVALGVLVEKDLTIKAAGGFIIQMMPGADEMLADILMYRLQEVPSVTEMIASGKGIEEILEYIFEDMDLKILDSIEPKYTCDCSRDKVERALISIGKGELEEIVKDEKNEEIKCQFCGKNYTFTPSNIKEILGKL, encoded by the coding sequence ATGAGTGATAAATTAGTTAGAGGTACTGCACATAATGGAGACATAAGAATATTAGGTGCCATAACTACAGATATGGTAAATGAAGCAGTAAAGATTCATGGAACAAGCCCTACAGGGAGTGCTGCATTAGGCAGAATGCTTACTGCAGGAGTGTTAATGGGAGCAATGCAAAAATCAGATAAGGATAAAATAACTTTAAAAATAGATGGCGGTGGTGGTGCAAAAGGAGTTCTAGTTACGGCTTATGCTAATGGTGGCGTAAAAGGATATATAGGAAATCCACTTATAGATTTACCACAAAATTCTAAGGGAAAATTAGATGTAGGTGGGGCTATAGGATTAGATGGTGAATTGATAGTTATAAGAGATATGGGACTTAAAGAACCATATGTGGGTAGAGTGCCGATATATACAGGAGAAATAGGTGAGGATTTAGCTTATTATTTTACAGTTTCAGAGCAAACTCCTTCAGCTGTAGCTTTAGGTGTTTTAGTAGAAAAGGATCTGACTATAAAGGCAGCTGGTGGTTTTATAATTCAAATGATGCCAGGTGCTGATGAAATGTTAGCTGATATTTTAATGTATAGACTACAAGAAGTACCATCAGTTACTGAGATGATAGCTTCAGGTAAAGGTATAGAAGAAATATTAGAATATATATTTGAAGATATGGATCTTAAAATATTAGATAGTATAGAACCTAAGTATACTTGTGACTGTAGCAGGGATAAGGTTGAAAGAGCCTTAATAAGTATAGGTAAAGGCGAACTAGAAGAGATAGTTAAAGATGAAAAGAATGAAGAAATAAAATGTCAATTTTGTGGTAAAAATTATACATTTACTCCTAGTAATATAAAAGAAATTTTAGGGAAGTTGTAA
- a CDS encoding DUF6873 family GME fold protein — translation MNCVFVDNRIFPEELEKLETLNKNILKVPELDILYPSIKGHPDILINIIDNKSILVHKDIQMDFIQLLESKNLKVLYTENSLEATYPKDIIINALSTEEFFIHNLNFTDKTLLKKNMHKKLISVNQGYTKCSTALVNKNSIITSDVTIAKNLKENNFNVLLIPPGDIILEGLNYGFIGGTCGLVEDNVLAFYGDLNYYAYGREVLKFLKECKVEPLFLRKSKLIDRGSILSI, via the coding sequence TTGAATTGTGTTTTTGTAGATAATAGAATCTTTCCAGAGGAATTAGAAAAATTAGAAACTTTAAATAAAAATATATTAAAAGTTCCTGAATTAGATATCCTATATCCCTCAATTAAAGGGCATCCAGATATACTTATTAATATTATAGATAATAAAAGTATTTTAGTTCATAAAGATATTCAAATGGATTTTATACAATTATTAGAAAGTAAAAATTTAAAAGTACTATATACAGAAAACTCTTTAGAAGCTACTTACCCTAAAGATATAATCATAAATGCACTATCTACAGAAGAATTTTTTATACATAATCTTAATTTTACTGATAAAACTCTCCTTAAAAAAAATATGCATAAAAAATTAATTTCTGTTAATCAGGGATATACAAAATGTTCTACTGCTTTAGTAAACAAAAATTCTATTATAACAAGTGACGTAACTATCGCTAAAAATTTAAAAGAAAATAATTTTAATGTGCTTTTGATACCACCAGGTGATATTATATTAGAAGGATTGAATTATGGGTTTATAGGTGGTACTTGTGGACTAGTAGAAGATAATGTATTAGCCTTTTATGGAGATTTAAATTATTACGCTTATGGAAGGGAAGTTTTAAAATTTTTAAAGGAATGTAAAGTAGAACCTCTATTCTTAAGAAAGAGCAAATTAATAGATAGAGGAAGTATTCTTTCAATATAA
- a CDS encoding small, acid-soluble spore protein, alpha/beta type, with the protein MGKTPLKKVIKSKLKSKKELSEMEKLREKIKYEIAEELGLKEKVDKYGWAGLTAEETGRIGGIMTRKKRNLKLPKNDDMV; encoded by the coding sequence ATGGGTAAAACGCCTTTAAAAAAGGTTATAAAATCAAAGTTAAAATCAAAAAAAGAATTAAGCGAAATGGAAAAATTACGAGAAAAAATAAAATATGAAATTGCAGAAGAACTAGGACTTAAAGAAAAGGTTGATAAGTATGGGTGGGCAGGATTAACAGCAGAAGAGACAGGTAGAATAGGCGGTATAATGACAAGAAAAAAACGAAATTTGAAGTTACCTAAAAATGATGATATGGTATAA